A genome region from Brassica oleracea var. oleracea cultivar TO1000 chromosome C2, BOL, whole genome shotgun sequence includes the following:
- the LOC106327874 gene encoding rhodanese-like/PpiC domain-containing protein 12, with protein sequence MFRVTGILSPAPSPAAACVSAALRLSAVPTLAFASPPHPRWFSTFSRSFLGGRFSTLRSRVLSPYQIRLSGFSALKARASASFSSGSSPTREILVQHVLGQEGDSALFAELQKRILDGEDMSDLAAEYSICPSKKEGGLLGWVKLGQMVPEFEEAAFKAELNHVVTCKTQFGWHLLQVLSEREPVKDIQVEELHSKMQDPLFMEEAQLVDVREPDEIAKASLPGFQVFPLRQFETWAPEITSKLNPDKDTFVMCKAGGRSLKVANWLQSQGFKSVHTVAGGIQAYSLKVDPSIPTY encoded by the exons ATGTTTAGAGTGACCGGGATTCTTTCACCGGCGCCATCTCCGGCGGCAGCATGTGTCTCCGCCGCTCTGAGACTCTCCGCTGTTCCCACACTCGCTTTCGCATCTCCTCCACATCCCCGCTGGTTCTCGACCTTCTCCCGTTCATTTCTCGGCGGACGGTTCTCTACGCTCCGGTCGCGCGTTCTTTCCCCGTACCAGATTAGGCTCTCTGGCTTCTCGGCTCTCAAAGCGAGAG CTTCAGCTTCGTTTAGCAGTGGGAGTAGTCCAACTAGAGAGATTCTGGTGCAGCATGTGCTTGGGCAGGAGGGTGATTCTGCGCTCTTTGCTGAGCTCCAGAAGAGAATCTTGGATG GAGAGGATATGAGTGATCTTGCAGCTGAGTACTCTATTTGTCCTTCCAAAAAGGAGGGTGGCTTACTTGGATGGGTCAAACTAGGTCAAATG GTACCAGAGTTTGAGGAAGCTGCGTTTAAAGCAGAGCTTAATCATGTGGTGACGTGTAAAACCCAATTTGGCTGGCACTTATTGCAAGTTCTATCTGAGAG GGAACCTGTGAAAGATATCCAGGTGGAGGAGCTGCATTCCAAAATGCAAGATCCACTTTTCATGGAAGAGGCTCAGTTAGTTGACGTCAGAGAACCTGACGAGAT AGCCAAAGCATCCTTGCCTGGATTTCAAGTGTTCCCTCTCCGCCAATTTGAAACCTGGGCGCCAGAAATCACTTCAAAGCTGAACCCTGACAAGGATACATTCGTCATG TGTAAGGCTGGTGGCAGGTCGTTGAAAGTCGCAAACTGGCTGCAGTCTCAG GGCTTCAAGAGTGTACACACTGTGGCTGGTGGAATACAAGCTTATTCTCTCAAGGTCGACCCATCAATCCCTACTTACTGA